The genomic stretch CGATAAAACTATCGACACAGGTTAAGAACTTGGACTTGCTGCCAGCAACCATTCAATTAGCTGGAGCCGAAATTGAACTAGTATCAATTATGTCGCGTGAAACGAAACTAAAGCGAGCCTTGGATAAAATTAAATATGATTATGACTATGTAATAATTGACTGTCCGCCGTCGTTAGGATTGTTAACGATTAATTCACTTACCGCTGCTAATTCTGTTCTGGTTCCCATTCAATGCGAGTTTTATGCCTTAGAAGGATTATCCCAGTTAATGAAGACTGTTACGCTAGTGCAGCGAAACTTAAATCCAGCACTAACCTTAGAAGGAGTGGTGCTGACAATGTTTGATGCTCGCACTAACCTCTCTATTCAGGTTGTTGATGAAGTGAAAAATCATTTCCGGCACAAAGTGTACAAGACTATAATACCACGCAATGTCCGACTCAGTGAGGCCCCAAGTCATGGTCAGCCTGTTATTAAATATGATCCCAAATCAAAAGGGGCTGAAGTGTATTTTGAGTTAGCTAAAGAGGTGATTGGTGATGAATAAACAAGCCCGTGGTTTAGGGCGCGGTTTAGATGCACTGTTGTCTGGAGCAACGTCTCATGACCAGGATGTAAATGAGATAGACGTGCAAGGAATCAAGCCTAATCCATTTCAGCCCCGGCGGGTTTTTGATGATGAAGCAATGGCAGAGCTTATTCAGTCTGTAAAACAGTATGGGGTTATCCAACCAGTTGTTGTCCGAAAGACACTTAAAGGGTATGAACTGGTAGCTGGTGAAAGGCGCTGGCGGGCATCTAAAGCAGCAGGATTAAAAAAAATTCCGGCGGTTGTTCGTGAATATACTGATGCTGAAATGACTGAGATAGCCCTGATTGAGAATTTGCAGCGTCAAAACTTAAATCCGGTGGAGGAAGCACTGGCATATCGCAGCTTAATGGAAAAGTTCGGATTAACCCAAGAGGAGGTAGCCAAAAAGATTGGCCGCAGCCGGTCCCTTATAGCCAATACTATTAGGCTTTTAAATCTTCCTAAAACCATTCAAGAATATGTTTCACGTGGAACATTATCAATGGGCCAAGCTAAACCGCTCTTAACATTAGAGTCTGCGGAACTCCAGATAGAGGCTGCCGAGATGATAATTGAGGAAGACCTTTCGGCTCGTGATGCAGAGGAACTTGTTCGGCGGCTAGCCGCTAAACCCCGTCAACAGCGACAGCAGCAACAACCTGCGGAAGATAAGGATATATTCGTTGTCGAGGTCGAGGATCGCTTAAAACTCTTGCTCGGCACACAAGTAAAAATTAAACCGGGTAAACTCAAGAGTAAGATTGAAATAGAATTTTATACAGCCGAGGATCTCGACCGAATTATTGAAGTGCTGACTGCCCAGCAAATGGCTGCTGCAACCAAGCCCCGCGGTGCATTCATTGTTTAAATGAGAGGTTTGATAAAAAGTTATTATGTTTCACGTGAAACATAATAACTTTTTAAATCTAACCAGTATTTACAAATTTCTAACCGCTAAATTCGCCATGCATGCGAAGGGTTTGGCGCGAAAGCATTGGACCACGCTGGCGTTTTTTTAATCAAGGAGGTCGTTATGCAAGAAACTCCTAAAGGTTCCCGTTTGCATATTGCTATATTTGGCCGGCGGAATGCTGGTAAATCAAGCCTTATCAATGCGTTGACTAAGCAAGAGGTTGCTTTAGTATCTGATGTTCCGGGAACGACTACCGACCCAGTTGCTAAAGCAATGGAAATACCACCGATTGGCCCTGTTGTGATTATCGATACGGCCGGAGTTGATGATGTTGGTCAACTTGGTGAAATGCGTGTTCAGCGAACCAAAGATGTGCTGAGTAAGGCTGATATTGCTGTTCTGGTTATTGATGCAACTGCCGAATTAAGTCAGTTTGAGTTGGATTTTGTAACTGGGATTAAAGATCGTGATATACCAGTTATCGGAGTAATGAACAAAAGTGATATGGTAATTCAGCCTGAATCGAGTATTCCGGCCTACGAAGAAAAGACAGGGCTGAAATTTGTGATAGTAAGCGCTTTGACTGGGCAAGGTATCGAGGAGTTAAAAAGTTGTATCATTGAAAAAGCACCGTCTGATTGGGAAGGGCCGCCAATAATCGGTGATTTAATCGATAAAGGCGATACTGTTATACTAGTAGTACCAATTGATTCAGCAGCGCCTAGGGGCCGGTTGATCTTGCCCCAGGTACAAACGCTGCGGGATATTATTGACAATGACGCGTGCGGTCTAATTGTAAAAGAAAATCAATTAGCGGGAAGCCTGGCACTGCTCCGGACTCCGCCCAAATTAGTAGTAACCGACTCGCAGATTTTTAAGCAAGTGGACCAAGCTACACCGAATGATGTTGCATTAACATCATTTTCAGTGCTGTTTGCACGGCATAAAGGCGACTTGGCGACTTTTGCTGCCGGCGCTAAGGCTATACAAGCTCTGAAACCTGGCGACAAGGTATTAATAGCTGAGGCCTGCACCCACCATCGTCAGCAAGACGATATCGGCACAGTTAAAATTCCCCGTTGGCTGAATCAAGCTGTCGGCGGTGAGTTAAGCTATACCTGGATCTCTGGTGGCCAATTTCCGGCCGATTTACAGCAATATAAGCTTGTTGTCCATTGTGGAGCATGCATGATTACCCGGCGGGAAATGCTAAACAGGTTAAGTGTTATACGGAAGAGCTCCGTACCAATCGTTAATTATGGCCTGCTGATTGCCTATCTTAATGGCATCCTTGACCGGGCATTAGCGCCTTTTCCCGAGATTAAGC from Veillonellaceae bacterium encodes the following:
- a CDS encoding ParA family protein, producing MVKVIAIANQKGGVGKTTTSVNLSACLAELGKKVLLVDIDPQGNSTSGLGVDKANIEHCVYDALVNDVAFTSIKLSTQVKNLDLLPATIQLAGAEIELVSIMSRETKLKRALDKIKYDYDYVIIDCPPSLGLLTINSLTAANSVLVPIQCEFYALEGLSQLMKTVTLVQRNLNPALTLEGVVLTMFDARTNLSIQVVDEVKNHFRHKVYKTIIPRNVRLSEAPSHGQPVIKYDPKSKGAEVYFELAKEVIGDE
- a CDS encoding ParB/RepB/Spo0J family partition protein; the encoded protein is MNKQARGLGRGLDALLSGATSHDQDVNEIDVQGIKPNPFQPRRVFDDEAMAELIQSVKQYGVIQPVVVRKTLKGYELVAGERRWRASKAAGLKKIPAVVREYTDAEMTEIALIENLQRQNLNPVEEALAYRSLMEKFGLTQEEVAKKIGRSRSLIANTIRLLNLPKTIQEYVSRGTLSMGQAKPLLTLESAELQIEAAEMIIEEDLSARDAEELVRRLAAKPRQQRQQQQPAEDKDIFVVEVEDRLKLLLGTQVKIKPGKLKSKIEIEFYTAEDLDRIIEVLTAQQMAAATKPRGAFIV
- the hydF gene encoding [FeFe] hydrogenase H-cluster maturation GTPase HydF codes for the protein MQETPKGSRLHIAIFGRRNAGKSSLINALTKQEVALVSDVPGTTTDPVAKAMEIPPIGPVVIIDTAGVDDVGQLGEMRVQRTKDVLSKADIAVLVIDATAELSQFELDFVTGIKDRDIPVIGVMNKSDMVIQPESSIPAYEEKTGLKFVIVSALTGQGIEELKSCIIEKAPSDWEGPPIIGDLIDKGDTVILVVPIDSAAPRGRLILPQVQTLRDIIDNDACGLIVKENQLAGSLALLRTPPKLVVTDSQIFKQVDQATPNDVALTSFSVLFARHKGDLATFAAGAKAIQALKPGDKVLIAEACTHHRQQDDIGTVKIPRWLNQAVGGELSYTWISGGQFPADLQQYKLVVHCGACMITRREMLNRLSVIRKSSVPIVNYGLLIAYLNGILDRALAPFPEIKQIISQ